From the genome of Candidatus Neomarinimicrobiota bacterium:
TGCGATAGATACCTTCCTCGTCCGGTCCCCGGTGCTTCAAGAGCGCGGTCATTTGACGGACTAGCTCTTCGTTTATAGGCCTGCCTTGAATGTCAACAATACCTGTGATTCCACACATTGATCTAGGTAGCCAGCATGCTATTATAGACTTCAAGATATTCGGACGCAACCTGTTCGATTGAATACCTATCCTCGATTGTTTTTCTTGCCTCACTTCCGAGTCTTCGGGCGAGGGATGAATCCTTTAAGACTCTTGCCAGATTCTCTTCAAGCGCAGCTACATCTCCCGGTGGAAAAAGTAGACCGTTCACACCGTGCACTAGCAATCCTTCCGTAATTCCCTCAAGCCTGGAAGCTATGCATGGAAGTCCGGTTGCCATAGCCTCCAATAGGGCGTTGGGTAAACCTTCACGAATAGTAGGAAGAACAAATATGTCAGCAGATTGATAATACTTTTCAATCTCATACGTCCTCTCTACGAAGACTATACGCTGTCGCAATTTGTGATATTGCACTTCCCTTTGGATCTGCTCTACTAGCTCCTGATCCACCTCGTAATGATCGGAGCGTGTCGCACCCACGAAAACAAGTCCTGTAACAGGAAGTTCTTCGGCTATTCTTTCTTTCCAAGCGTCAAACAAGGAATTCGGAGATTTCTCAGCAGAAAAATGACCTACGAACAGAATAAGCAATAGTCCAGTGGGTAATTTGAGTTCCTGTTTCAGCTCCTGTTGCTGTTTCTTTTCGGTTGGCTGGAATTTCTCAAGATTAACACCATTGGGAATCAGCCGAAATCGTTCGTGCTGGAGACTGGAAGAATTATACAACTTCTCAAATCGAGGACTTGGTCCGACGAAACAATCGGCCAGTGAATAGAACCAATAGATAATACGGCTCCTTCCCTGCATTGCAAGGGGATCGTCGTGTCCAGCTGATGAAAGCTTTATAATTGACTTCTTCCCAAAAAGCTTTGCCAAAGCCATAAACAACATCGATTTACGCGAGAATCCATGAAAATGTACTATGTCAAATCCCCTTTGTAGCCTTAGGAATAGTAAGATTAGACGAAAAGTGGCGTTCAACAAAGACCAGATTTTTCCTATCTCGACATAGAAACGATAAACAGATACACCATCGACTTGGTCCCTTTTGGTTATTTGAGGATTGTTGGTTGTTGTCACAACAGAGAATTTCACCCTGTCTGCCAGCAAATTAATGAGTTGACGGCACTGGAAACTTCCTCCACTGACCTCTGGATAGTAAACACCCGTGACCATCAGTACACCTAGATGCTTGGTGGGGAAAGTCTTAAGGATCACTGAATGACTAGGTATGAAGGGTGGGATTGAAATCCTTACAACTAGGACAAAGCGGACTTCTGGTTTCTAGCAAATCGTCAAAGCCTACAAGAAACCCGCCTTCATTACTTTCTTTTTTAGTCCCATTCTGATTCTTTCTCTCAGAATAATTGGATGATAATTAATTCTATATTCCCTGATTCTCTGAAATTGGGCTTCCAGATTCTGTTTATCTATGATTCTTTCAAGTCTGGACCTATTCTTGTCTTGATCAAACTCATAGTACCAAATATTCCCATTTACAGGAAATTTGGAGAAACGATAGTTGATATACTTGTCACCAATGACTACACGGTCATCATCACCCAATGAACGCCAACTGATTGGGAAAGCAGATACAGGTCTTGCACCGAACATTTCTAGTCCACTCTTAAAGTCCCAGCTTAGCCAAAAGACGTGCTCATTGTTGTAGTTATCTTGAGTAAAGAATGGTACGCACGCAATAAGGTAGGGATTTTCACCTAGGTCGGTTTTGTTTAACTGCAAGACACAGTCAGAGAGCACTTCTTTCCGAGTTCGCCAAGACTCAACAAAATTATCTAATTGGATTACCATCGAAGATGGCCATAAAATGAAAAGTAAAAGAGCAAGCACCATCCATACCGACGTCAATACTTTTTTCACTCCCCAAGCTAAGAATATCGAAAGCAGAATGAGACTGGGAACCATCATTTTATTATAATGACCAAAGGTTTCAGCGGGATAGCCCGAAAGAAGAAAGATGGTTGCACATGAGATAAGAGAAATTACGACCAGGCCAACGAAGAGTCTTTCCCTTGGTTTTTCACTTACTTTTAGTTTTGTTCTCTGGTTAGCACCAGCCGACTTGCGTAACAGAATGAAAAATCCAATCATTAGAACAGCAATAATCAGAACTTGCCATCTAAACAATAACGGTAGGGTGTCGATCAGCAGCAAGGGTACTTCACACACCAGAACGAAAAAATAATAGGTTGCTTGCATAAATGATTTCAAGCTGATGGGAGAAAGTCCATAAGTCCCGTCGCCCACTTGGTACAGTTTTGAAACGTATACTTTGAAAATAAAGAAGAACAACGCTATTAAGACAATGGGCAAGATATAGTAAATGCTAGCCTTAAGAAACTCATCCTTGGATAGCGACTTTCGTCCCTCCATCTCGAAAATAACTGGCAGAAGAGCACTCATAATCAATAACGGCAATATGATTTCTGAGGTAAGTAAACCCAACACTAAGCACGTATACCCTGCAATGTAATTGTAGGGCTTCCCTTGTGATATGTATTTTCCCAAGAGCATTAGATGTAAAGCCCAAAAAAGTATGGGTAGGGTGAAGTTCACCATGTATGCTGAAGCTATGAATGAGGACGAAAAGATTGGAAATGAACAGAACAAACAAAATGACCAGGCCACAGTTTCTCCAGATGATAGTTTAACTATATGAAACAAGAGAGCTACTGCTGTGAACCAGATCACCAGTTGCAAAACGATATATAGAGTTGGATTGTTGTTGAACAGAATAAGGATACTAGTAAGGGAAAAGACGTAAATAGGTCGAGCAGCAAAATTCACGAGAGAAATATTCGCCCTGAATTCCTGCAGGATATTTCCACCTCTATTGCCGATGTTAGCAAGATCGTCAGCCGGACCAAAACCACCTTTAAGAACATATGGTAGGTATACTGTCAATAGTAGGAGAACCAATAGCAGGAGTAACAGAAGAGATATCTGATTTCTCTTCATATTAAGATCTATAAGCTATGCTCAAAAAGATGACCGTCAAGATCTCATGACATTTCTCTGAAAGAAATGTCCCACAAAGAGAATTAGCGACAGTTCCTGTGGCAAAGCAAATCTTGTCTTCATTGCCATTTTATCATCTCTACTGACCGATCTGACCTTGCTTACGTTGTTCCATCAGAAACGAAGCGAAATCGATCCTACGGAAGTTCTGAAGTCTTACAAAGTTTCATGAAGCGGGACCTGGGCCAACAAAACAATCAGCCTTGACCAAAGCCACTGACTTACGCACAAAGCCATGAAAATAGACTATGTCAAATCCTTTACGCAGCCACATGAACTAGAAAACGAATTGCTAATCCGCATTCAACATAGAGCACATTTCGCCATTCTTTACATGAATACGATAGACCGGTGTGTCTTCAACAATATTATGTCTGAACAGCTGAGAATCGGTAGTGGTTGTGAAAATGGTAAGTACCAGGTTATCCCTGAATGAACTAATCAGCCGGCGGCACTGCAAACTCTATTCGCCCATTTCAAGACAGCACGCTCCTTAGACTATCATGGAGTACTTTATCATATGCCAGCTGTGGGCACTTGAAAAGGTACCACTCTGCCCAGTATAATCTATTGACTTTCCCTTTCATTTTCAGTTTAGCACACCATGGAGTGCCACTTATGATTTCATATTAATTCTAGTATTCCAGGTACCACAAGGATGGCAATCCTAGCAGATATTTGGGAACTGAAAACTTGAGTCAGGATACAATTTTCCCTCAATCTTATTAAGAAATCTCTTGAATACATAAACCCATATTGTAAGAAGAATTAGTGGATTGATGCTCAAGCATCTGGAAATGCAGAGTGCTGCCTCCTTAAATGATTTTATCCTAAGTGAGACAAGAAATCCAATGAAAAGCTCAGTGCTAATTTCAAACCTATTCAGGTTTGGTATCTCAGTATTAAGACGACGTTGGTATGCATCGTATTTAGCAAGGATATGACACAAATGACCTACTTTTTTTTTGGAAGGATCATTTGAGTGCGACTTTGGTAAGATTCTGTGCTTGTACAATACCCTGTCGACAAACATAATATCAGTTACCTCCTCCATTTTGAAAATGATATCACGATCTTGGCCGTATAGGAATCTTTCATTAAAACCATCAGTCCTGGAGTAGACCGGTTTTTTGAATGTTCTGAACGCACTAGAAAAATATCCTTTAAGATTTGTTGATTGGGGAGGAATATCGCGGCAAAATCCTTCTTGTACAGGGTTCAGTTGCTGATCGCAGTAAAGAAATTGAGAGTATAGGAATCCACAGTTCGGATTTTCAATGTGAGCTCTGTACATAACCTCCAGAGCATCAACAGTCAACACATCATCACTGTCAAATATTCCAAAAACAGGGGCCCTAGATTTAGAGACTAATTTATTCAACGTTTTAGTATAGCCAATATTTGATGAATTTTCTAGTAGTCGAATTCGTTTATCAGTCGAAAAACGTTTTATAACTTGAATAGAATTATCTGTTGAACAATCATCCATGATGATCAACTCCCAGTTCCTAAATGTCTGGTCAACAATGGACCTGATTGCTTCACTCATAAATTCTGCATTATTGTAATTTGCCATTAGAACGGAGAATCTAGGATTGGAACTGACTTCCATCATGTCTTTGTTATGTAAATCCATCCTACCTTCGTTCAATCTTGAATGTTGTCTGCTCCAGGCTCTGTCCTGAATAATCTTATTATAGAGTCTCTGTAATTGTCTGCGTTCATTTGAAATGTTTCCCTTTCGATTTCTCCATCCGTATAAAATATCAGGAAGATTAGCCAGTTTGAATTTTTCCGATAACCTTATGAAAAGATCATAATCCTGAGCAACATCTATGGATTCATCGTATAGACCAACTTCTAATAAACCATTTTTTCTCATCAAAACAGATCCATGAGCAATACAATTGTTTTTTTGAAGAGTTTCACTGATTAAATCACTTTCTAGAGGTTTCCTCAACGTTCCTTTGATTTTTGATTTCTTATTTATTATGTGAATACAAGAGCCAACTGCCGCGTGATCCCGATTTCTTTCGAGAAATCTGACTTGCTTTTCGAGACGTTTGGGGTACGAAACGTCGTCAGCATCCTGCCTTGCAATATATTCACCAGCGGCATGCCTTATTCCCTTATTGAGTGACTTCGTCAACCCCATATTCTCATCATTATCAACAAGTCTTATGCGCAGATCGTCACTGGAAAGAATAATGTCCCTGCTTGAGTCGGTGGAGCCGTCGTTGATTATTAGGAACTCAAAATCCGTGTAGGTCTGATTTATTATGCTGTCGATGGCTTCACGCAGGTATTTCTCACCATTATGAACTGGCATCAAGACAGTTATCTGGGGCAAGGTAACCATCTCCCTAAGCATTTGACAAATCCAAATGTTGTATGCATATGACAAGTTTGATTACCATAGAGAATAAGCGAAATTCTCAGATAGCTATTGCTTTTCACTTTCCAACCATGATTGAAACATCAAGATGTTCCACAGCTGGTATTGCCAGTTCCGTTTTCCGTCAAGATGTTCCCGCCACTTCTGGTG
Proteins encoded in this window:
- a CDS encoding glycosyltransferase family 4 protein — protein: MVTGVYYPEVSGGSFQCRQLINLLADRVKFSVVTTTNNPQITKRDQVDGVSVYRFYVEIGKIWSLLNATFRLILLFLRLQRGFDIVHFHGFSRKSMLFMALAKLFGKKSIIKLSSAGHDDPLAMQGRSRIIYWFYSLADCFVGPSPRFEKLYNSSSLQHERFRLIPNGVNLEKFQPTEKKQQQELKQELKLPTGLLLILFVGHFSAEKSPNSLFDAWKERIAEELPVTGLVFVGATRSDHYEVDQELVEQIQREVQYHKLRQRIVFVERTYEIEKYYQSADIFVLPTIREGLPNALLEAMATGLPCIASRLEGITEGLLVHGVNGLLFPPGDVAALEENLARVLKDSSLARRLGSEARKTIEDRYSIEQVASEYLEVYNSMLAT
- a CDS encoding glycosyltransferase family 2 protein, giving the protein MLREMVTLPQITVLMPVHNGEKYLREAIDSIINQTYTDFEFLIINDGSTDSSRDIILSSDDLRIRLVDNDENMGLTKSLNKGIRHAAGEYIARQDADDVSYPKRLEKQVRFLERNRDHAAVGSCIHIINKKSKIKGTLRKPLESDLISETLQKNNCIAHGSVLMRKNGLLEVGLYDESIDVAQDYDLFIRLSEKFKLANLPDILYGWRNRKGNISNERRQLQRLYNKIIQDRAWSRQHSRLNEGRMDLHNKDMMEVSSNPRFSVLMANYNNAEFMSEAIRSIVDQTFRNWELIIMDDCSTDNSIQVIKRFSTDKRIRLLENSSNIGYTKTLNKLVSKSRAPVFGIFDSDDVLTVDALEVMYRAHIENPNCGFLYSQFLYCDQQLNPVQEGFCRDIPPQSTNLKGYFSSAFRTFKKPVYSRTDGFNERFLYGQDRDIIFKMEEVTDIMFVDRVLYKHRILPKSHSNDPSKKKVGHLCHILAKYDAYQRRLNTEIPNLNRFEISTELFIGFLVSLRIKSFKEAALCISRCLSINPLILLTIWVYVFKRFLNKIEGKLYPDSSFQFPNIC